Proteins co-encoded in one Hypanus sabinus isolate sHypSab1 chromosome 6, sHypSab1.hap1, whole genome shotgun sequence genomic window:
- the rad51d gene encoding DNA repair protein RAD51 homolog 4 isoform X2, whose amino-acid sequence MVILREGICPGATTHLIQALKEQNVKTVVNLVTADIEDLAQKCSISYKTLMAVRCVLLAQYSPFPSNGADLYEELLGTTAILSTGIPSLDKLLDTGLYTGELTEFVGGPGSGKTQVCLGLATSIACELKQKVLYIDTTGGLSGCRLLQLIQSQADRMEEQVAGAHSSLKAIVVDSITAVLSPILGGHQIEGMALMMQLARELKTLARELAIAVIVTNYLVRDTGGGMKPALGCSWSYVPNVRVLLQRGSDSAGPAGGSATILKSSRQPTRLSVGFDITSLGTLGSRAEPSQPFTGDLP is encoded by the exons ATGGTGATCCTCAGAGAGGGCATCTGTCCTGGAGCCACCACCCACCTCATCCAGGCTTTAAAGGAGCAGAACGTGAAGACAG TGGTGAACTTAGTGACTGCAGACATTGAAGACCTGGCACAGAAATGTTCCATTTCGTACAAG ACGTTGATGGCCGTGAGGTGTGTGTTACTTGCTCAGTATTCGCCATTCCCTTCGAACGGTGCAGATCTCTACGAGGAGCTACTGGGCACCACAGCCATCCTGTCTACAGGAATCCCCAG CCTGGACAAGTTGCTGGATACGGGCCTTTACACAGGAGAGCTGACAGAATTTGTAGGAGGGCCAGGCAGCGGAAAGACTCAG GTGTGCCTCGGCCTGGCCACGAGCATCGCGTGTGAGCTGAAGCAGAAGGTCCTGTACATTGACACGACGGGAGGACTGAGCGGCTGCCGCCTCCTGCAGCTGATCCAGAGCCAGGCTGACCGcatggaggagcag GTGGCTGGCGCCCACAGCTCATTGAAGGCGATCGTAGTGGACTCCATCACAGCAGTGCTCTCCCCCATCCTGGGtggccatcagatagaag GTATGGCCCTCATGATGCAGCTTGCAAGGGAACTGAAGACATTAGCCAGAGAACTGGCCATTGCCGTCATT GTGACGAACTACTTGGTCCGGGACACAGGTGGAGGTATGAAACCGGCCCTGGGGTGCTCCTGGAGTTATGTCCCCAACGTCCGAGTACTCCTCCAGCGTGGATCTGACTCAGCCGGCCCTGCAGGGGGCAGTGCAACGATACTGAAATCATCCAGGCAG CCAACCAGGCTCAGTGTGGGATTTGACATCACTTCCCTTGGGACCCTGGGCAGCCGAGCCGAGCCTTCTCAACCCTTCACTGGTGACCTTCCTTGA
- the rad51d gene encoding DNA repair protein RAD51 homolog 4 isoform X1, giving the protein MVILREGICPGATTHLIQALKEQNVKTVVNLVTADIEDLAQKCSISYKTLMAVRCVLLAQYSPFPSNGADLYEELLGTTAILSTGIPSLDKLLDTGLYTGELTEFVGGPGSGKTQVCLGLATSIACELKQKVLYIDTTGGLSGCRLLQLIQSQADRMEEQSEALQRIEVIRVFEVHWLLDVLQELRASCMRQVAGAHSSLKAIVVDSITAVLSPILGGHQIEGMALMMQLARELKTLARELAIAVIVTNYLVRDTGGGMKPALGCSWSYVPNVRVLLQRGSDSAGPAGGSATILKSSRQPTRLSVGFDITSLGTLGSRAEPSQPFTGDLP; this is encoded by the exons ATGGTGATCCTCAGAGAGGGCATCTGTCCTGGAGCCACCACCCACCTCATCCAGGCTTTAAAGGAGCAGAACGTGAAGACAG TGGTGAACTTAGTGACTGCAGACATTGAAGACCTGGCACAGAAATGTTCCATTTCGTACAAG ACGTTGATGGCCGTGAGGTGTGTGTTACTTGCTCAGTATTCGCCATTCCCTTCGAACGGTGCAGATCTCTACGAGGAGCTACTGGGCACCACAGCCATCCTGTCTACAGGAATCCCCAG CCTGGACAAGTTGCTGGATACGGGCCTTTACACAGGAGAGCTGACAGAATTTGTAGGAGGGCCAGGCAGCGGAAAGACTCAG GTGTGCCTCGGCCTGGCCACGAGCATCGCGTGTGAGCTGAAGCAGAAGGTCCTGTACATTGACACGACGGGAGGACTGAGCGGCTGCCGCCTCCTGCAGCTGATCCAGAGCCAGGCTGACCGcatggaggagcag AGCGAGGCTCTCCAGAGGATCGAGGTGATTCGTGTGTTTGAAGTGCACTGGCTCCTGGATGTGCTGCAGGAGCTCAGGGCAAGCTGCATGCGCCAG GTGGCTGGCGCCCACAGCTCATTGAAGGCGATCGTAGTGGACTCCATCACAGCAGTGCTCTCCCCCATCCTGGGtggccatcagatagaag GTATGGCCCTCATGATGCAGCTTGCAAGGGAACTGAAGACATTAGCCAGAGAACTGGCCATTGCCGTCATT GTGACGAACTACTTGGTCCGGGACACAGGTGGAGGTATGAAACCGGCCCTGGGGTGCTCCTGGAGTTATGTCCCCAACGTCCGAGTACTCCTCCAGCGTGGATCTGACTCAGCCGGCCCTGCAGGGGGCAGTGCAACGATACTGAAATCATCCAGGCAG CCAACCAGGCTCAGTGTGGGATTTGACATCACTTCCCTTGGGACCCTGGGCAGCCGAGCCGAGCCTTCTCAACCCTTCACTGGTGACCTTCCTTGA